Proteins encoded by one window of Vigna radiata var. radiata cultivar VC1973A chromosome 5, Vradiata_ver6, whole genome shotgun sequence:
- the LOC106760378 gene encoding uncharacterized protein LOC106760378, whose translation MAPKQFSCDMNGGFESSVCDVSLEGKNEAATENAKCECCGMCEECSEEYIGRVREMFLGNMICGLCAEAVHVEMEKNGGRREKALEEHMNDCVRFNWLGRSYPALYQAQDVKEILKKTLRCRPISTKD comes from the coding sequence ATGGCCCCGAAGCAATTTAGCTGCGACATGAATGGTGGTTTTGAAAGCAGTGTGTGTGATGTAAGCTTAGAAGGCAAGAATGAAGCGGCGACGGAGAATGCGAAATGCGAGTGTTGTGGAATGTGTGAGGAGTGCAGCGAGGAGTACATAGGGCGCGTGCGTGAGATGTTCTTGGGGAACATGATATGCGGATTGTGCGCTGAAGCTGTGCATGTGGAGATGGAGAAGAACGGTGGGAGAAGAGAAAAGGCTTTGGAAGAGCACATGAACGATTGTGTGAGGTTTAACTGGCTTGGTAGGTCCTATCCTGCTTTGTATCAAGCTCAAGACGTCAAGGAGATCTTGAAGAAGACTTTAAGATGCAGACCCATTTCCACCAAGGATTAG
- the LOC106760379 gene encoding uncharacterized protein LOC106760379 gives MEQNKQKLRKAVSDVSSEIEKYYSELKLERQELGAIEEVEQAECQCCGLKEDCTSVYITEVEECYCGKWVCGLCSEAVKERVGPCPSTVAMQDALNSHRDFCQEYNATRLNPQLSLTHSMREIAKRSFQNRKSKLTRTTSYP, from the exons ATG GAGCAGAATAAGCAAAAGCTTCGAAAGGCTGTGTCAGACGTGTCGAGTGAAATTGAGAAATACTATAGCGAGTTGAAGTTGGAGAGGCAAGAACTTGGTGCGATTGAAGAGGTGGAACAAGCTGAATGTCAGTGTTGTGGATTGAAGGAGGATTGCACTTCGGTTTATATCACAGAGGTTGAAGAGTGTTACTGTGGGAAGTGGGTTTGTGGGCTTTGTTCTGAAGCTGTTAAAGAAAGAGTAGGGCCATGTCCGAGTACAGTAGCCATGCAAGATGCTTTGAACTCACACAGGGATTTCTGCCAGGAATATAACGCTACCAGACTTAACCCTCAACTCTCGTTAACTCATTCTATGAGGGAAATAGCCAAAAGAAGTTTTCAGAATAGGAAATCCAAGCTTACTCGCACCACTAGTTATCCCTGA